The Castanea sativa cultivar Marrone di Chiusa Pesio chromosome 4, ASM4071231v1 sequence tacatatatagtgaaataattttacaatGTGCACTAATAAgtctttgatatttttaaattcgcatttatgatatttttattaattatttatctttctaGAGTCTAGTCACTTGAATTGACCGGAAATCTTATTCATCTATTTCCAAATTAGTGGATTgaacattattttgttattttctcaaccaaaaaaaaatttattaatttaaataaatataaaaaagaataattaatatttgtttaaatattaatgaaGTGACAAAATTTAATCTACTCATTTATATATTGATAGAGTTTTTAAATGTTTAttgtctttttaaaaaatacataggatttttttttatttcttttgttcttttgagTTTTACTAAATACTATAGGAGTTGAAACCTATGACATGTATGATGATTGTTATTTATAGTTCAAGATGTAGATAAGAGATTTAGTAAAAGAAAATctataattaacaacttgacATATCCTAAACAAAGATAGGCTTGgaaaatactctctctctctctctctctctctctctctctctctctctctctctctctctctctctatatatatatatatatatatattaatagctaaagtttagagaaaatctaattagattctaaaattgaatctaattttACACCATGTGTcctgaattatttatttttagagagagttttattttttaattttggagtcaaatgtgggaccacatcataaattttcatccaagtgagttattatatacaaaaatcaataagtttagaattaatgaacctaaaaaaagttttaaaaaaatagacaatttacattttctacctaataatattcttacaatacttttttaaagaattaacaaaatataagaatgactatcaataatatttaaattatgtatgtaataattttatcatacatcttaatatatatctttaagtgtattcaTACATATGCATGAAGTTATAagctagtaataataataatcggTCATTCACGCACCTACAACACAATCAAATTATGGgaaaatcacatttttcatCCTAAACCATATCCTATTTTACACTTTGCCCCTATGAACTATCGAAATGCATGATTGACCCCATAAATAATAACTTTGTAAAACAACCTCCTGTCATCTATTTTGGGGTCAAGTCTAACAAAATTTAGTATTAAAAGAtcaatttaccttttttttttcaaaataaacgaTAAAAAGTAAATGCTACATTCCATTagacttaactaaaaaaatgatgagagGAGGTAAAGTGTTACACAAGTTTTAGTTTAAAGGGTTGATTGCACATTCTTGTAGTTCAAGAAATTAAGTATAAAATGCgatatgaaattttataaaaaaaaagaaaatacggtgtgagaaatgctatgtccacaatatttttataatactttcacaataaatcttaaatagtaagttgttactaattgttattggtgagtaaaaaaataatttaaataataagttcaaattaaaactaataacaactacttataatttgttataaaaatgtacgtaaaaatataaatattttttcttaatggTAAGTCATATACCCTTCCATTTTTGTATAAACTACatattatttcatttattgCATTGTTTATCATGAATCCTGATaaacaatcaaaattcaaaagttgtttcttaaccaaaaaaaatgacaatcaaAAAGTCCCAGATCTTAACTTTGGTCggcaaaaagaaagaagggatgGTCAAAATCCGACAGTAGTTATAAAAGTACCTAAAACATTAACAATAAAAACCAactatttatcatcaaataacATCACACTTCTCAGTTCTCACCTCACAGTTTTACTTCCCACTTCTACTAAAAAACAGGAGCCTACTCAAATACGAAAACCTTTCCCTGACCGTCTGATACTCAAAACAGTCAAACTCTCAAAGCtaatcaaaacccagaaaaccATGGCGATCCCAATACCAACTCGGCAGCTATTCATAGACGGTGAATGGAGAGAACCAGTCCTGAAAAAACGCATCCCCATTATCAACCCCACCACCGAGCAAATCATCGGTCTCTTTCTCTGTTTCTATCTGTTactgtttgtgtgtgtttttctcaGATCAAAATTGATGATGATGTGCATGATATGCAATTTTGTTTCTGGGTTTTTGATTCCTACCCGAAtctgataaagaaaaaaagctaTCTGTAATCTTTATATATGCTTATATTCGTTTTCGTTTTCATTCTGGTTTCTGactatttgaaagaaaaattgggtgaatgtgtgtgtttttatcaGATCAAAATTGCTGATGTCGAGCATGTTATGCAATtctgtttttgggttttgattctcACCCGAATCTGATAAAGAAAAAAGCTATCTTTAATCTTTATACATGCatatcttcattttcattttcattttcattctgGTTTCTGActattagaaagaaaaattggGTGAATGTGTGTATTTTTATGAGATCAAAATTGATGATGATGTGCATGTTATGCAATCCtgtttctgggttttgattCTCACTCAAAgctgataaagaaaaaaactatgttTAAGCTTTATACTTGCATagcttcattttcattttcattctgGTTTCTGactatttgaaagaaaaattgggTGAATGTGTGTATTTTTATGagataaaaaatgatgatgatgtgcATGTTATGCAATTCTGTTTCTGGGCTTTGATTCTCACTGAAATCTGATAAAGAAGAATCTACGTTTAAGCTATATACTTGGatatcttcattttcattttcatcctGGTTTCTGactatttgaaagaaaaattgggTGAATGTGTGTATTTTTATAAGATCAAAATTGATGATGATGTGCATGTTATGCAATTCTGTTTCTGGGCTTTGATTCTCACTCAAATCTGATAAAGAAAAAGCTATGTTTAAGCTTTATACTTGCATATCTTCATTTACATTTTCATCCTAGTTTCTgactatttgaaaaaaaaattgggtgaaTGTGTGTATTTTTATCAGATCAAAATTGATGATGATGTGCATGTTATGCAATTCAGTTTCTCAGTTTTGTTCCTCACCCAAAACGGATAAAGAAAAAgctatattttatctttatacATGCATATCTTCATTTTGGTTTCTGactatttgaaagaaaaattgggTGAAcgttgaaaattgaaatgttGGGGGGTTTTTGAGCTCTGAcaaaaattgggtttttgtgGGAATGTGGTTTTAGGGGATATACCGGCTGCTACTGCAGAGGATGTGGAGCTTGCAGTGGATGCTGCAAGGAAAGCCCTTGCAAGGAACAAAGGCAGAGATTGGGCCAATGCTTCCGGGGCAGTTCGTGCTAAGTACTTGCGTGCTATTGCAGCTAAGGTATTGAATTTTTGCTATCCAATTTGGATTGTGTTAGAAATTGAAGATCTTGATATGGTCTTCTGTGTTGTTATGTCTATTGTTGTGGATTGCTTAAAGTAATTTGTGAAATTGGATTTAAAGGACATTAAAACATTCCGCTTGGTTTGTTTATTGTCTAATTTTGAAGTTCTGTGAGAACTGAGAAGCATTGGGACCTGGTTGCCGATGTGAATCtctattgagttttttttttagtagtgcTTACTGATCATTAATCTCTTCAGTATTATGTCTAATATGCACACCACTAGCTAAATCTGTATTCAAGACGTGTGTGGACCAGTTATCTGGTTCATAGTCCGTGGAGATGATACTGAGGTTTTTTATTTCAACTCTGTCATTACCTAATGATTTGAAGATCACAGAGAATGGGGTGACTGGATGTCACTGTCAGGCTATGCTTTTGGGGAAATAATGTTGAAATATTGGGTATCGCAGAAActtatcaaaagaaacaaaaaataaaaataataaaggaagaaattcatttaaaacCCTATAGTTTTAAAAGTAATAGATTAAATTCTGAGGTCTTAAAAAGTATCAAGTTAAACCCCAAACACAAACCACTTAAATAATTTGAGGTCTAGTTTGTTGCTTTTTGAAACCTCAGAGTTTAGTTTGTTACTTTTGAAACTATTgggtttaatttattacttcttgaaacttcaaggtttaatttgttataccCTGCCTCTAAATtacttttcccaaaaaaaaagttttacccTCTAAATTATAGGGTCTAAAATATGATTTTCCCAAAAGCAAAAAAGGAGTTGTATGTGAGActtaatgcttttttttaaattaaaaaaagaaagaaagaaagaaaaaacacaattgTACATTTCTCAACTTTGTtctggttatatatatatggacttCTTTGTCTGTCTTTttgctcccccccccccccttcccgcAGGCGGTAGAGTGCTATTGATATGGTCATTTcataatttgtattttgaagTTGATTGCTGTTGTTTACATGCCTTGAGCTCTTCTTGCCCTTGTTTTCATGCAGATAACAGAGAAAAAATCTGAAATAGCAAAACTGGAAGCACTTGATTGTGGAAAACCATTGGATGAAGCAGCATGGGACATTGTATGCTTGTGATACTTTGGAGTTTTATAGTTCACTATCTAGCAAATTGCCTTACATGCTTTTTAATGTGATCCAGGATGATGTTGCTGGGTGCTTTGAGTACTATGCAGACCTTGCTGAAGGATTGGATGCAAAACAAAACGCTCCTGTTTCTCTTCCTATGGAGACTTTTAAGAGTCATGTTCTTAAGGAGCCAATTGGGGTTGTTGGGTTGATTACTCCATGGTATTTCTCATTTCCATGTTGATTgtttatgcttttcttttttatttgtttactgTTTAAAAAGTTAGATTTTCTTGCTTGGTGATTGGATGAGGATATttataaactaaataattatccctattctttgttctttccTCCATTTCTCTTCAATATCAATTTACAACAGGCTTGTGTTGGTATCTGCAtgtttagtttctttcttttcaacaaTTTGTTCACATGTTTGGTTTCttgcttttcaaaaatttattcaacattcttgcatggttttaaaagtgtaaaaaaatgCATCATGAACTGTCAGCTCCATCGTGTTCTTTATGTGACCTTTTATGTAGTTTGTGACGCAACTTCACAAGATGTCTTTTCCTGATTGCTTCACAGTTTGTTAGCCTTAACGGGCTAGTACACTAGTTTCATATACAATTAACAATCAATCAGTGATGTCACACATTTTTAAGAAAGCAAAAAAGCAACAAGCATATGTGCGTGTGTGTTATGACTTAGCATGTGACTGTTATTCTTTTGGCAGTTCAACTCCTTAGATTACATaattaaccccccccccccccctcttccaAAAAAAAGGCTTAGCTGATATCTTTCATATTGTCCTTAATTAGTCCTACCTGTACTTCTCAGGAATGTATTACTTTTTCAAATCATCCTTGCTTTTCTTACTTGAGTTACTTGCATCTGTACTCTGCTAGTGTGTGCTCTAATTTTGCgctagtttttcttttccaagCTAAGTGGAATGGCGAATCTTAATTGTTCTAAAGATTGGGTTGGTTATCCTTAGTCCTCTCAGTATTCATAGAGTGGTATTCTGATGATTTTGTGGTGGTTAGTCCTCTCGATTAACATAAAATTGCTTGTCTTTTATGTTAAAGGAACTACCCTATGTTGATGGCTACATGGAAAGTGGCTCCTGCATTGGCTGCTGGGTGTGCTGCAATACTGAAGCCGTCTGAATTGGCGTCTGTGTATGTCCTCATTAACTTATATGAACTTGTTCAGTTTTGATCTTGGTTTTTCATGTtatatgtcattcttttttgaatttcagGACCTGTTTGGAGCTGGCTCAAGTTTGCAGAGAGGTCGGTCTACCTCCTGGTGTCCTTAACATTCTGACTGGACTAGGCCATGAGGCTGGTGCTCCTCTGGCATCTCATCCTCATGTTGACAAGGTTccatttagttattttttccaTTGGAAATTGTATGAAGTAGAATCATCTTCATATTCCACAGATTTGGTATCTGTGAAATTTTCTTTCAGCTACCTGGCTGTGATGGCTAAAATATAAGTTTGTCAACAGATTGCATTTACTGGAAGTACCGTTACTGGGAGTAAGATTATGGCAGCTGCAGCTCAAGTGGTCAAggtaaatataaattttataggtattggtcttttatttctgtGACATTTATGCACTTGATGTGATCTCTTATATGTCAACTCATGCATTTTCTCTTGGCAGCCTGTTACGCTGGAGCTTGGTGGGAAAAGTCCGATTGTAATTTTTGAGGATGTTGACCTTGATAAGGGTTAGAACCTCTAATGTTTAATATagcttatttttattggtttatttGGCTTAAAAATAAGTTAGGTAAAAGTACAGtcttactaaaaaaaagtagagctttaaaaagttgtacatgaGCCAAATAAGCTAAATGGAAAACATGCCCTATATATTTAAATCATCTTTATTACAAGTATATTGAATATAGAGGGAAGTTTTCATCCCAGGGGGGTAGCACTAAAAGTTGGAGACCACCTCTTATGAAACAGAGGTCATTAATTTGAATCTCTCCTTCCCCCTCCCCTTGGAGGCAAAAtacacttatcaaaaaagaatatatatatatatatagagagagagagagagagagagagagagagaaagagagagaggaaagttTGGAATTAACCCTATTGAATTAGAAAAACACATACTACCAATGGTTTTGTTATATTGTTAGTTATTTAATCCTTGTCTGTTATTCAAACAGCTGCTGAATGGACTGCCTTTGGTTGCTTTTGGACAAATGGTCAGATTTGCAGTGCAACATCCCGCCTTATTGTGCATGTAAGCATCATAGACAGTTATTACATTTTTATACACATATTAGACTTTCCATCCAAGGTCTCTctgtttcacacacacacacacacacacacactcacttTCTAGCTCCTATTTTCTATTGTATTTCTTCTCTGGGGTGCAAGAAAAAGAGTACAGTATCAGAATCTAGCACGCATTTATTGTGAGTTTGAATAGCCATAGAATATGACACCTATTAATTTTGTATGTGCTTTTGGGATGTTAAATTATCACTGTGGTTGTGTGAGCTTGTGATTGCGGGAAAGGCACTTGCCCCAAGAATGCTCCTCAGACCAGCTTCTTTTAAGCTTACTCTATAATGCCTTTCTGTCATATGTCCATCCCCTTAAGTTATGATGTGGTATCTTTCAGGAAAGCATTGCTGCAGAATTTCTGGATAGGCTTGTAAAATGGACCAAAAACATCAAGATTTCGGATCCCCTGGAAGAGGGTTGCAGGCTTGGTCCTGTTGTTAGTGGTGGCCAGGTAAGGTTGCCATTTTGAACTTCTGCATTTGgaagggggtggggggggggggggttcgtTGTAATATCTTAGGTGACTGACAAATATAGACTCTGAATGCAGTCTGCTGAAAGGTTTTGGTTAAAGGAATATAAGGTAGTTTTGGCTTTTGGATGCTTTTTTAATGAAGGTTCTATCTTTCATAAACAGGGTGGGTGTCTAAGTCAGAGACTGTAAGCCAGTTTATCATTC is a genomic window containing:
- the LOC142631318 gene encoding aminoaldehyde dehydrogenase 2, peroxisomal, giving the protein MAIPIPTRQLFIDGEWREPVLKKRIPIINPTTEQIIGDIPAATAEDVELAVDAARKALARNKGRDWANASGAVRAKYLRAIAAKITEKKSEIAKLEALDCGKPLDEAAWDIDDVAGCFEYYADLAEGLDAKQNAPVSLPMETFKSHVLKEPIGVVGLITPWNYPMLMATWKVAPALAAGCAAILKPSELASVTCLELAQVCREVGLPPGVLNILTGLGHEAGAPLASHPHVDKIAFTGSTVTGSKIMAAAAQVVKPVTLELGGKSPIVIFEDVDLDKAAEWTAFGCFWTNGQICSATSRLIVHESIAAEFLDRLVKWTKNIKISDPLEEGCRLGPVVSGGQYEKVLKFIDTAKSEGASILCGGARPEHLKKGFFIQPTIISDVTTSMQIWREEVFGPVLCAKTFSTEDEAIELANDTQYGLGAAVISNDLERCDRVSKAFQAGIVWINCSQPCFTQAPWGGNKRSGFGRELGEWGIENYLTVKQITRYISDEPWGWYQSPSKL